One stretch of Nitrosococcus watsonii C-113 DNA includes these proteins:
- a CDS encoding lysophospholipid acyltransferase family protein, with the protein MSRTSFPALVVRQQLLWRSFAFSLGQFFSTPIFGLVGLCLFFLPFRYRYHFLIQWGRFNFWWLKKTCGLSFRVRGTEHIPPGPAVVLCKHQSAWETIALQQIFPPQIWVLKRELLWIPFFGWGLALLEPIAVDRKAGRRALRQIIQQGRQRLAAGRWVVVFPEGTRMPPGIMGRFGVGGAALAQATGYPVVPVAHNAGRYWPRGGFIKYPGVIEVVIGPTIETQGKSATQVNQEAHDWIERTMKAIDPPSLTEFH; encoded by the coding sequence ATGAGTAGAACTTCTTTTCCAGCCTTGGTGGTTCGGCAGCAATTACTTTGGCGCTCCTTTGCCTTCAGCTTGGGACAGTTTTTCTCTACCCCTATCTTCGGTCTAGTGGGTTTATGCTTGTTTTTTTTGCCTTTTCGCTATCGTTACCATTTTCTTATCCAATGGGGCCGCTTTAATTTTTGGTGGCTTAAGAAAACCTGTGGACTTAGCTTCCGCGTTCGAGGTACGGAACATATTCCTCCCGGACCTGCGGTGGTACTCTGCAAGCACCAATCAGCCTGGGAGACGATTGCCTTGCAACAGATTTTTCCACCCCAGATCTGGGTGTTGAAGCGGGAGCTTTTATGGATTCCCTTCTTTGGCTGGGGTCTCGCCTTGCTGGAGCCCATCGCGGTTGATCGTAAGGCGGGGCGCCGAGCTCTTAGACAAATTATACAACAGGGGCGACAACGTCTTGCCGCGGGCCGCTGGGTGGTAGTTTTCCCGGAGGGGACTCGGATGCCGCCTGGCATTATGGGTCGTTTTGGTGTCGGGGGCGCTGCCTTGGCCCAAGCTACTGGCTATCCCGTGGTGCCGGTGGCCCATAATGCGGGACGTTACTGGCCGCGCGGTGGGTTTATTAAATATCCTGGGGTTATTGAGGTTGTCATTGGTCCCACTATCGAGACTCAAGGTAAATCCGCGACTCAAGTTAATCAGGAAGCGCACGATTGGATAGAAAGAACCATGAAGGCAATCGACCCGCCAAGTCTTACGGAATTCCATTAA
- the glyQ gene encoding glycine--tRNA ligase subunit alpha has translation MTSKSRDIAGTMPATFQELILRLQQYWAEQGCVLLQPYDMEMGAGTFHPATFLRALGPEPWNAAYVQPSRRPTDGRYGDNPNRLQHYYQYQVVLKPSPLEIQELYLGSLRMLGISPLVHDIRFVEDNWESPTLGAWGLGWEVWLNGMEITQFTYFQQAGGLECRPVTGEITYGLERIAMYLQGVGSVFDLVWTEGPFGRVTYGDVFHQNEVEMSIYNFEQADTKSLFAWFGSCEAESKRLVEAELSLPAYEMMLKASHTFNLLDARHAISVTERQRYILRVRALARAVAEAYLARRQALGFPILAGVGKEIACD, from the coding sequence TTGACCAGCAAGTCCCGCGATATCGCAGGCACCATGCCTGCAACCTTTCAGGAACTTATCTTGCGGCTGCAACAATATTGGGCCGAGCAGGGGTGCGTGCTTCTTCAGCCCTATGATATGGAAATGGGGGCAGGAACCTTTCATCCGGCTACTTTTTTACGCGCTCTTGGCCCGGAGCCTTGGAACGCCGCCTATGTCCAACCTTCGCGCCGCCCCACGGATGGGCGTTATGGGGATAACCCGAATCGGCTTCAGCACTATTATCAATATCAAGTGGTGCTCAAGCCGTCGCCTCTGGAAATCCAAGAACTCTATTTAGGATCGTTGCGGATGTTGGGGATATCGCCTCTGGTGCATGATATCCGCTTTGTGGAAGACAATTGGGAGTCCCCAACCCTCGGTGCCTGGGGGTTGGGCTGGGAAGTGTGGCTGAATGGTATGGAGATTACCCAGTTTACTTACTTCCAGCAGGCGGGAGGGTTAGAGTGCCGTCCAGTGACGGGTGAAATTACCTACGGCCTAGAGCGGATTGCGATGTATTTGCAGGGGGTTGGCAGTGTCTTCGATTTGGTTTGGACGGAGGGCCCATTCGGGCGAGTGACTTATGGGGATGTTTTTCATCAGAATGAAGTCGAGATGTCGATCTATAATTTTGAGCAAGCCGATACAAAGAGCTTATTTGCCTGGTTTGGCAGCTGCGAGGCAGAAAGCAAGCGCTTGGTTGAAGCTGAACTTTCTTTACCTGCCTATGAAATGATGCTGAAAGCTTCTCATACTTTTAATCTTTTGGATGCCCGCCATGCCATTTCCGTGACTGAGCGCCAACGTTACATCTTGCGAGTTCGGGCGCTGGCGCGGGCGGTGGCCGAGGCTTATCTGGCGCGGCGCCAGGCTTTGGGTTTTCCCATATTAGCGGGCGTTGGTAAGGAGATAGCCTGTGACTGA
- a CDS encoding translocation/assembly module TamB domain-containing protein, whose amino-acid sequence MKLLRSIGVFILLFLVLLVGGLAYLTLTEVGTRQLLSQVARVVPGELETHQVEGTLGKALTLTGLRYQTPDFILEIGYFHFAWRPAALLEATFWVEQLHLREVSWRQERPGESTASQEPIVLPEVQLPLKVKAEDVRLQNISLTPLESSPVVIDAVVFNGDFDGQTLQVGELGVAAPQGRVRVSGEIAFQEAYPMAFALAWGAPVPELGKLTGVGKVKGDLRQLTLYQTVQAPFHLQFRSRLFDLLEQPRWVAALEVPGVELQHLSAQWPAIRVSLDLKGAGSLKQFKAQASYQLQEAQAGTLRGNLSVEQLAMGHWLLERLTLRQVEGPARLALRGEVMMAEDQPHMSLAGQWQAMAWPLTGVAQVSSNRGQLTLKGSPAAYRLQLHSALAGQDIPVSEWHLLGTGDTTQFELEKLRGQLLDGDLSGTGHFRWTPDLAWELQLTGESLNLAKQWPEWPGVLSFSTDTNGVLEENAQDITLDLHTLSGSLRGYPVAAQGRVQRQDNTWRIADLKLRSGDSRLSLGGTVSEQLALKWYLSSPDLSQLLPEAQGDLLVKGHAGGPLTRPELTFRLQGQALAYQDYQVKSVQANVDVDLQGKHSSRVRIDASNLILADQTLRSVAIEGGGTPLHHKLSLAVKAPERSLDLGVQGSWKEKEEVWRGEITKTELTDSLIGRWEAPGSTPLMLSRSQVDLAPWCWQRQSAQLCLGGGWQEEGPWQGSFKLANFPLAMLGPLLPEKTALEGMVAGEAQVQGESHLLAQARMQFAVSGGQLTQVTPEGQSLRFPYQGAEARLNVEERGGEASFELLLADPSVAPVKASLRLPSAPLDLTAMGQLPLEGQVSMAFNDLAFLETLLPELQAVQGRLRANLTLGGRVAVPRLRGEVVLEEGRAQVVPLGLKLTKIRLRMEASEQDRLVFTGGVHSGEGQLAINGQVRLEPEAGWPAKVTVTGERFEAMGTSDIRVLVSPQLQITKAEEGIRAEGEVVIPEATLVIKDIESRGGVPVSQDVVIISQEKEAEKKAVPIYARVRIILGDDIAVRAFGFKGGVTGSLLVTETPGKPTRGSGELEIVKGEYKAYGQQLHIRRGQVVFAGPVDDPRLNVEAVREVDNGNIVVGARIRGAASEPVLTLFSEPSMDESNILAYLVLGRPLTGASGDDGELLAKAATSLGLSGGNLLAKRIGKIFGLEDVGIESADNGNGQTQSEMLMLGKQLSPSLYIGYGIGLFERFSSFRIRYTLSKNWSIRAETGLETGADLFYSLER is encoded by the coding sequence GTGAAGCTACTGCGCTCGATTGGCGTTTTTATTCTGCTGTTTTTAGTGCTGCTGGTAGGGGGGCTTGCCTATTTGACTTTGACCGAGGTGGGAACTCGGCAACTATTATCCCAAGTGGCCCGGGTGGTTCCGGGAGAGTTAGAAACCCACCAGGTTGAGGGGACTTTGGGGAAGGCGCTTACCCTGACTGGATTACGCTACCAGACTCCGGATTTTATTCTTGAAATCGGGTACTTTCACTTTGCCTGGCGGCCGGCAGCCTTGTTGGAGGCAACCTTCTGGGTGGAACAGCTTCATCTTCGAGAAGTTAGCTGGCGCCAAGAACGCCCAGGGGAGTCTACGGCCTCGCAAGAGCCGATAGTGCTTCCCGAAGTGCAGCTCCCTTTAAAAGTCAAGGCGGAAGATGTCCGGCTTCAAAATATTTCCTTAACTCCTCTCGAATCGTCCCCGGTGGTTATTGATGCTGTTGTTTTCAATGGGGATTTTGATGGCCAAACCTTACAAGTAGGCGAATTGGGGGTTGCTGCCCCTCAAGGACGGGTGCGGGTGAGTGGAGAGATTGCTTTTCAGGAGGCTTATCCCATGGCGTTCGCCCTGGCTTGGGGAGCGCCGGTTCCCGAGCTGGGGAAGCTCACTGGCGTGGGTAAAGTAAAAGGAGATCTTCGCCAGCTGACCCTATACCAAACAGTGCAGGCTCCCTTCCATCTGCAATTCCGAAGCAGGCTTTTTGATCTATTGGAACAGCCTCGCTGGGTTGCGGCGCTGGAGGTTCCCGGAGTCGAATTGCAGCATTTATCCGCCCAGTGGCCGGCGATACGCGTTAGCCTGGACCTTAAGGGAGCAGGAAGTTTAAAACAGTTTAAGGCGCAAGCTTCCTATCAGCTTCAGGAGGCGCAAGCAGGCACGCTTAGGGGCAATCTCTCGGTCGAACAGCTTGCCATGGGACATTGGCTCCTGGAGCGGCTGACCCTACGGCAAGTTGAAGGGCCTGCTCGGTTGGCGCTCCGTGGGGAGGTGATGATGGCAGAAGACCAGCCTCACATGAGCCTTGCGGGGCAATGGCAAGCTATGGCTTGGCCCCTGACAGGGGTAGCTCAAGTCTCCAGCAACCGGGGTCAATTGACTTTGAAGGGCTCTCCTGCCGCCTACCGGTTGCAGTTGCATAGTGCCCTTGCCGGTCAGGATATCCCTGTCAGCGAGTGGCATTTGCTGGGCACGGGTGATACCACCCAATTTGAGCTAGAGAAGCTACGGGGACAATTGTTGGATGGGGATTTGAGCGGAACGGGTCATTTCCGCTGGACTCCCGACTTGGCTTGGGAGCTGCAATTAACCGGAGAGTCGCTTAATTTGGCGAAGCAATGGCCGGAATGGCCGGGTGTGCTGTCTTTTAGCACTGATACTAACGGTGTTTTAGAGGAGAACGCCCAGGATATCACGCTTGATCTCCACACCCTTTCTGGCTCCCTGCGGGGCTATCCAGTAGCGGCCCAAGGAAGGGTTCAACGACAAGATAATACCTGGCGTATCGCCGATTTAAAATTACGCTCGGGAGATTCCCGGCTTTCTCTGGGGGGAACAGTGAGTGAGCAGCTGGCGCTAAAGTGGTATCTCTCTTCCCCGGATCTTTCCCAATTGCTGCCAGAGGCTCAGGGGGATTTGCTGGTAAAGGGCCATGCGGGAGGGCCGCTTACACGCCCGGAGCTTACCTTTCGACTCCAGGGGCAAGCCTTAGCCTATCAGGATTATCAAGTGAAATCGGTACAGGCTAATGTGGATGTGGACTTACAGGGGAAGCACTCATCGCGGGTGCGGATCGATGCTTCGAATCTCATTTTGGCAGACCAGACTCTCCGCTCTGTGGCTATTGAGGGGGGCGGCACGCCATTGCACCATAAACTGAGTCTGGCAGTGAAGGCGCCGGAGCGTTCCCTGGACCTTGGAGTCCAGGGTTCCTGGAAAGAGAAAGAGGAGGTTTGGCGGGGGGAAATTACCAAGACTGAGCTTACAGACTCACTTATAGGCCGCTGGGAGGCGCCGGGCTCCACCCCTCTTATGCTGAGTCGCAGCCAAGTTGATCTTGCTCCCTGGTGTTGGCAGCGGCAGTCTGCCCAGCTTTGCCTGGGCGGCGGTTGGCAGGAAGAAGGACCTTGGCAAGGAAGTTTCAAGCTAGCGAATTTCCCGCTAGCAATGCTAGGGCCGCTTTTACCGGAAAAAACAGCGCTGGAAGGGATGGTTGCCGGTGAAGCACAGGTCCAGGGAGAGAGCCACCTATTAGCTCAAGCCCGGATGCAGTTTGCGGTTTCCGGGGGGCAGTTGACCCAAGTGACCCCCGAGGGACAGTCTTTGCGTTTTCCTTACCAAGGTGCGGAGGCCAGACTTAATGTGGAAGAACGCGGAGGAGAAGCAAGCTTTGAGTTACTTTTAGCCGATCCTAGCGTAGCGCCAGTCAAGGCATCCTTGCGCCTGCCTTCCGCCCCTTTGGATCTGACCGCCATGGGGCAATTGCCTTTAGAAGGCCAGGTCTCAATGGCCTTTAATGATCTCGCCTTTTTGGAGACTTTGCTGCCAGAGTTGCAGGCGGTTCAAGGACGGTTGCGAGCGAATCTGACTTTGGGGGGACGCGTTGCTGTACCTCGACTGCGGGGAGAAGTGGTGCTTGAAGAAGGACGCGCCCAGGTTGTTCCCCTTGGATTAAAGTTGACGAAGATCCGGCTGCGGATGGAGGCGAGTGAGCAAGATAGGCTCGTTTTCACGGGTGGGGTACACTCGGGGGAGGGCCAGCTAGCTATTAATGGCCAGGTTCGCCTGGAACCCGAGGCGGGTTGGCCCGCTAAGGTGACGGTGACCGGAGAACGTTTTGAAGCCATGGGGACCTCGGATATCAGGGTATTGGTCTCACCCCAGTTGCAGATCACAAAGGCAGAAGAAGGCATTCGCGCGGAAGGGGAAGTTGTCATACCAGAGGCCACTCTAGTGATCAAGGATATTGAGAGCAGAGGGGGGGTGCCTGTTTCCCAAGATGTAGTGATCATATCCCAGGAAAAGGAAGCTGAAAAAAAGGCTGTGCCTATTTATGCCCGAGTCAGAATTATTTTGGGCGATGATATCGCAGTGCGGGCCTTTGGATTTAAAGGAGGAGTAACCGGTAGCCTATTGGTGACGGAAACTCCCGGGAAGCCTACCCGGGGAAGCGGTGAGCTCGAGATCGTTAAGGGCGAATATAAAGCTTATGGGCAGCAGTTACATATTCGGCGGGGCCAGGTGGTTTTTGCCGGGCCTGTTGACGATCCCAGGCTGAATGTAGAAGCCGTGCGTGAAGTAGATAATGGTAACATCGTTGTTGGAGCACGCATCCGGGGGGCTGCCAGTGAACCCGTCCTCACTTTATTTTCTGAGCCGTCAATGGATGAGAGCAATATTCTGGCCTATTTGGTCTTGGGGCGGCCCTTGACGGGAGCTTCTGGGGATGACGGGGAATTATTGGCCAAAGCCGCAACTTCTCTTGGCTTATCCGGTGGAAACCTCCTTGCTAAACGGATCGGAAAAATCTTTGGTTTGGAAGACGTGGGGATTGAATCCGCTGATAATGGTAACGGGCAGACCCAAAGCGAGATGCTGATGCTAGGCAAGCAGCTCTCGCCCAGCCTTTACATTGGTTATGGAATCGGGTTATTTGAGCGTTTTAGTTCTTTTCGCATACGCTATACCTTGAGTAAAAATTGGAGCATACGAGCCGAAACAGGTCTTGAAACTGGCGCCGATCTATTCTACAGCCTGGAGCGGTGA
- a CDS encoding energy transducer TonB: MLSPSAMVPTINYPLILTLLLSALFHGILLLGLDELKFFPPSTPTPLPLEIILVPFKQEEAPKKPTPLTQTNRIDKDEKEEKHPPAPEAPSPLATPPQVHSTPTIQPAPTAPAKQRRPPPKQAAGPPLLTQKQVTLATSKPQQLPALTSPEVPETISPPRPSARELIAALEGQLAREIQRYANQPRKRHLDSSTTEYAATAYLDAWRKKIERVGRMNYPEEAKRRGLSGSLILVVDLNPNGTVANIVMRHSSGHQALDKAAIRIVRLAAPFANVPDNVLRGHDILSITRTWQFHSGKDFSSR, encoded by the coding sequence ATGCTCTCTCCAAGCGCCATGGTCCCCACCATAAACTACCCATTGATTTTGACCTTACTTCTCTCAGCCCTATTTCATGGAATATTGCTATTAGGTCTGGATGAACTAAAGTTCTTTCCTCCCTCTACGCCAACCCCCCTCCCTTTGGAAATTATTCTTGTTCCCTTCAAGCAAGAAGAAGCTCCGAAAAAACCAACCCCTCTTACCCAAACCAACAGGATTGACAAGGACGAAAAGGAGGAAAAACATCCACCAGCGCCGGAGGCTCCTTCCCCTTTAGCCACCCCTCCACAGGTACACTCCACTCCCACAATTCAGCCCGCGCCGACAGCTCCTGCTAAGCAAAGACGTCCTCCGCCCAAACAGGCAGCCGGACCTCCCTTGCTCACCCAAAAACAGGTGACTCTTGCCACCAGCAAGCCACAACAGTTACCGGCGCTCACCTCCCCAGAAGTTCCGGAAACGATCTCTCCTCCCCGTCCCTCGGCCCGAGAACTCATCGCTGCCCTAGAAGGACAACTTGCTAGGGAAATTCAGCGTTATGCCAATCAGCCTCGTAAGCGACACCTGGACTCCAGCACCACGGAATATGCGGCGACCGCCTACCTAGATGCCTGGCGCAAGAAAATAGAACGGGTCGGAAGAATGAATTATCCAGAGGAAGCCAAGCGGCGGGGACTCTCGGGAAGTCTCATCCTCGTAGTCGATCTTAATCCGAATGGGACGGTAGCCAACATTGTGATGCGCCACTCTTCCGGCCATCAGGCATTAGATAAGGCGGCTATCCGAATCGTACGCTTAGCCGCCCCCTTCGCTAACGTGCCTGACAACGTACTCCGAGGCCACGATATACTTTCTATTACCCGGACCTGGCAATTCCACAGTGGGAAAGATTTTAGTTCTCGCTAA
- a CDS encoding autotransporter assembly complex protein TamA, which produces MRINKLVWAVPVRFFFCLLFFSLKIGAAWSQVYLETKVEGVKGEVLENVMAYLSIAHQKKDAQLAEGVIHRLYGKAEGEIKTALEVYGYYQPQIEAELQQRPKKWLARYRIDPGPRMRVGKVDLTVTGEGAEDPAFQALQQDFPIKEGEFLNQTHYEQGKSALQRLASERGYFQANFTQQALRINLDTYSSGAVLRFDTGPRYRFGPVTFTETVVRPQLLARYVPFQEGEFYRSSKVVELQTALVDSDYFAVVEVEPHPQRAANLEVPISVYLQAEKHNRYSVGVGFGTNTGPRLNLGWENRYINRYGHRFNFALNTSKINQTFDASYVIPIGNPRTDRVSIASSIGRRSTVTSNSHIALFGIRRIVARPGGWQETLFLDYRLEDFDVGGDSGLAKLLIPGITWFRRQADDPVYPQRGHRVSLELQGAAQELLSNNTFLQFTLQGKIIRSLGRRSRLLVRGDAGTTWVSDFANLPPSVRYFAGGDQSIRGYAFSSLGAINERDRVIGGKNLLVGSVEYEYRFLDKWAAAAFYDAGNAFNDFSSLEVQQGAGVGVRWISPVGPIRVDFAFALSKPGTPFRLHVNLGPDL; this is translated from the coding sequence TTGAGAATTAATAAACTAGTGTGGGCGGTCCCAGTGCGGTTTTTTTTCTGTCTCTTATTTTTTTCCCTGAAGATTGGAGCGGCTTGGTCTCAAGTCTATCTTGAAACAAAAGTGGAGGGTGTTAAAGGAGAAGTCCTGGAAAATGTTATGGCTTATCTGAGTATTGCCCACCAGAAGAAGGATGCTCAATTAGCCGAGGGAGTCATTCATCGCCTTTATGGCAAGGCGGAGGGTGAAATTAAAACAGCCCTTGAAGTGTATGGTTACTATCAGCCCCAGATCGAGGCGGAACTGCAGCAGCGTCCTAAGAAATGGCTAGCCCGCTATCGCATCGACCCGGGTCCCCGGATGAGAGTGGGAAAGGTGGATTTAACAGTCACGGGAGAGGGGGCGGAAGATCCTGCTTTCCAGGCATTACAACAGGATTTTCCTATTAAAGAGGGAGAATTCTTAAATCAAACCCATTATGAACAGGGGAAGTCGGCCTTGCAGCGATTAGCTAGCGAACGCGGTTATTTCCAGGCAAATTTTACCCAGCAGGCGTTGCGAATAAACCTGGATACGTACTCATCTGGTGCTGTTTTACGTTTTGATACGGGCCCCCGTTACCGGTTTGGTCCGGTTACCTTTACCGAAACTGTCGTGCGTCCTCAGCTCTTAGCTCGCTATGTGCCTTTCCAGGAAGGAGAATTTTATCGGAGTTCAAAGGTCGTTGAACTACAGACAGCGTTGGTGGATAGTGATTACTTTGCGGTAGTAGAAGTAGAACCTCACCCGCAACGAGCGGCAAACTTGGAAGTGCCTATATCGGTCTACTTGCAAGCAGAGAAACACAATCGCTATTCAGTAGGAGTAGGTTTTGGAACAAATACGGGGCCACGACTTAATCTGGGATGGGAGAATCGGTATATTAACCGTTATGGGCATCGTTTCAACTTTGCCTTGAATACTTCTAAAATTAACCAAACTTTCGATGCAAGCTATGTTATTCCGATCGGCAATCCCCGTACTGATCGAGTCAGTATTGCTTCGAGTATTGGCCGACGTTCAACGGTCACTAGCAATAGCCACATTGCGCTGTTTGGAATTCGGCGGATTGTTGCCCGGCCAGGTGGCTGGCAGGAAACCTTGTTTTTAGACTACCGGTTAGAGGATTTTGACGTCGGTGGCGATTCAGGTCTAGCTAAGCTTTTGATTCCAGGAATTACCTGGTTTCGGAGGCAGGCCGACGATCCTGTTTATCCCCAGCGAGGTCACCGAGTAAGTTTAGAATTACAGGGCGCTGCGCAGGAACTTCTTTCCAACAACACTTTTCTCCAGTTTACCTTGCAAGGCAAGATCATCCGGAGTTTGGGCCGCCGTAGCCGTTTGCTAGTCCGGGGGGATGCGGGCACCACTTGGGTCTCGGATTTTGCCAACCTTCCTCCTTCGGTGCGTTATTTTGCTGGGGGCGATCAGAGTATACGTGGTTATGCCTTCAGTTCTTTGGGCGCCATTAACGAGAGGGATCGAGTGATAGGCGGAAAAAATCTTCTCGTGGGGAGCGTGGAGTACGAATATCGTTTTTTGGATAAGTGGGCTGCCGCTGCTTTTTATGATGCGGGCAATGCCTTTAATGATTTTTCTTCGCTGGAGGTACAACAGGGAGCAGGGGTGGGTGTCCGCTGGATTTCTCCAGTGGGTCCTATCCGGGTGGATTTTGCCTTCGCCCTTTCTAAACCTGGTACCCCTTTCCGTCTTCATGTTAATTTAGGCCCTGATTTGTGA
- the gmhB gene encoding D-glycero-beta-D-manno-heptose 1,7-bisphosphate 7-phosphatase translates to MRLVILDRDGVINEDSDEYIKCPAEWIPIPHSLEAIVRLNQAGYQIIVATNQSGIGRGFFDVPSLNRIHSKMHHLLAQMGGGIEAILFCPHAPEEDCSCRKPRPGLFHDLARRLRIQLKGVPVVGDSLRDLQAAQAVGATPLLVRTGKGRRTAENPDLPMGVEIYDDLASVADALLKYG, encoded by the coding sequence ATGCGCTTGGTTATTTTAGATCGGGATGGGGTCATCAATGAAGATTCTGACGAATATATCAAATGCCCGGCCGAGTGGATACCGATTCCTCACAGCCTGGAAGCTATCGTTCGGCTTAATCAGGCGGGTTATCAAATTATCGTTGCCACCAACCAATCAGGGATAGGGCGAGGTTTTTTTGATGTCCCTAGCCTCAACCGAATTCACAGTAAGATGCATCATCTTCTGGCGCAGATGGGAGGTGGCATCGAGGCAATTTTATTTTGCCCCCACGCCCCCGAGGAAGATTGCAGCTGCCGTAAGCCCCGCCCAGGTTTATTCCATGATCTCGCTCGGCGCCTGCGTATTCAATTAAAAGGGGTACCCGTAGTTGGCGACTCCTTACGAGATTTGCAGGCGGCCCAAGCGGTGGGTGCTACCCCCCTGTTAGTGCGTACGGGAAAAGGTAGGAGGACGGCGGAAAACCCTGATCTGCCGATGGGGGTAGAGATTTACGATGATCTAGCTTCAGTTGCTGATGCATTGCTAAAGTATGGATAA
- the glyS gene encoding glycine--tRNA ligase subunit beta, which translates to MTETRDLLIEIGTEELPPKALRKLSESLLQELGRGLQAAGLIYADLKGYGAPRRLAVWVQALTVSQPEQVLERRGPALAAAVNEEGKPTAAARGFAGSCGVPVEALESLKNEKGAWLVYRQRRQGAPTRELLPTILAQVLHGLPIPKPMRWSDLPGEFIRPVHWLVLLFGEEVIPATLLGVQAGRETWGHRFHHPESLYLTEPAVYASLLETEGKVLADFTARREAIYAQVVAAAQQMGGKALIEEALLDEVTGLVEWPMALAGRFDEDFLKLPEEVLIATMQDHQKYFPVQDEQGHLLPCFITVCNIESQCPEAVVEGNERVIRPRLTDAAFFYTTDRKESLVSRRERLKKITFQEKLGTVFERTERLAKLAGHIAKDIGGNGDWARRAGLLSKCDLVTEMVTEFPELQGSMGRYYALHDKEPQEVAEALREQYLPRFAGDVLPCTAPGQALSLADRLDTLVGLFGTGTPPSGDKDPYGLRRAALGVLRIIIESELALDLPSLLKLACETYHDRLTENNTAAHVYAYLLERLRGYYLEAGFRPDEIEAVLAVRPDQPLDFDRRLKAVASFRKLPEAESLSAANKRIRNILRKSGERLPAQIESDLLQDSAEQTLAAQMYGLEREVVPLLERQDHRATLTALAGLRSAVDQFFDEVMVMVEDPKLRANRLALLERLQTLFLQVADISRLQV; encoded by the coding sequence GTGACTGAGACCCGGGATCTTTTAATCGAGATTGGCACCGAAGAGTTACCTCCTAAGGCCCTGCGCAAGCTATCCGAGAGTTTGCTTCAAGAACTTGGTCGCGGACTACAGGCGGCGGGATTAATCTATGCGGATTTAAAAGGCTATGGCGCGCCGCGTCGCTTGGCGGTATGGGTACAGGCTCTGACCGTTTCCCAACCTGAACAGGTGTTGGAGCGCCGAGGGCCAGCATTGGCAGCAGCCGTTAACGAAGAGGGTAAGCCTACCGCCGCAGCTCGAGGCTTTGCCGGTAGCTGCGGGGTGCCGGTAGAGGCCCTAGAGAGTTTGAAGAATGAGAAAGGGGCTTGGCTAGTATACCGGCAACGGCGGCAGGGGGCGCCCACCCGCGAATTATTGCCGACTATCCTGGCCCAGGTCCTCCACGGGTTACCTATTCCCAAGCCCATGCGCTGGAGCGATCTCCCAGGGGAATTCATACGCCCGGTTCATTGGCTCGTCCTACTTTTTGGCGAAGAGGTGATCCCGGCGACTTTGCTGGGTGTCCAAGCGGGTCGGGAGACTTGGGGACATCGTTTTCATCATCCCGAATCCCTCTATCTGACAGAGCCTGCTGTTTATGCGTCTTTGCTGGAAACCGAAGGTAAGGTACTGGCTGATTTTACTGCCCGCCGGGAGGCTATCTATGCCCAGGTAGTGGCAGCTGCCCAGCAGATGGGCGGAAAAGCCCTGATTGAGGAAGCTTTGTTAGATGAAGTGACGGGCCTGGTGGAATGGCCTATGGCCTTGGCTGGCCGGTTTGATGAGGATTTTCTCAAACTGCCGGAAGAGGTGCTCATTGCCACTATGCAAGATCACCAGAAGTATTTTCCGGTACAGGATGAACAAGGACACTTGCTACCCTGTTTTATTACCGTATGCAATATCGAGAGCCAATGTCCAGAGGCCGTGGTAGAAGGTAATGAGCGAGTCATTCGACCCCGTCTTACCGATGCAGCCTTTTTCTATACCACTGATCGCAAGGAATCTCTGGTTAGCCGCCGCGAGAGACTCAAAAAAATTACCTTCCAAGAGAAATTAGGCACCGTTTTCGAGAGAACTGAGCGGCTGGCTAAACTTGCCGGGCACATTGCTAAGGATATTGGCGGCAATGGGGATTGGGCTAGGCGTGCTGGATTATTGTCCAAGTGCGACCTGGTGACCGAGATGGTTACCGAATTTCCGGAGCTACAAGGGAGCATGGGGCGCTATTACGCCCTCCACGACAAAGAACCTCAAGAGGTTGCCGAAGCGCTTAGAGAGCAATATCTGCCCCGCTTTGCTGGTGATGTGCTGCCATGCACTGCCCCTGGCCAGGCATTAAGTTTGGCAGATCGCTTAGATACCTTGGTGGGATTATTTGGTACCGGCACACCTCCCAGTGGTGATAAAGACCCCTATGGTTTGCGCCGGGCTGCCCTGGGTGTATTGCGTATTATTATCGAGTCCGAGCTTGCGCTGGATCTGCCTTCTTTACTCAAGTTAGCTTGTGAAACTTATCATGATCGTTTAACTGAGAACAATACCGCAGCCCACGTCTATGCTTACTTACTAGAGCGTCTTCGGGGTTATTATTTGGAAGCGGGCTTTCGGCCTGATGAAATCGAAGCGGTTTTAGCTGTGAGGCCGGACCAGCCTCTGGATTTTGATCGCCGTCTCAAAGCGGTGGCTTCTTTCCGCAAGCTGCCAGAGGCCGAATCTTTATCAGCGGCCAATAAACGAATCCGAAATATTTTGCGCAAGAGCGGGGAAAGACTGCCAGCACAAATTGAATCTGATCTACTGCAAGACTCCGCGGAGCAGACTCTTGCAGCCCAGATGTACGGCTTGGAACGGGAAGTGGTGCCCTTATTAGAGAGGCAGGATCACCGTGCTACGCTGACGGCTCTAGCCGGTTTGCGGAGCGCGGTAGATCAATTTTTTGACGAGGTGATGGTCATGGTGGAAGATCCGAAACTGCGTGCTAACCGTTTAGCTTTACTAGAGCGCCTGCAAACATTGTTCCTTCAGGTGGCGGATATTTCCCGCTTGCAGGTTTGA